A window from Purpureocillium takamizusanense chromosome 3, complete sequence encodes these proteins:
- a CDS encoding uncharacterized protein (COG:S~EggNog:ENOG503NU0W), with product MLQSIVHHVFLPPKLPSGEDDGCWVPALIELILSALSTFRDHRTDTDDFDCIKAAIGSIRNFQETRTETGEILEPALEKCLHEAAQALKVAGVTIPVHVVAQNAGVIIRSTSSGIRFEVFELSPPNEAVYSTSGRLRRYFPEDVVTVPQDVFNRGDFQKTMATTLTTMSREIVSEMQPRITKANARQVEERDTAEPFIVKSLLVAILISLGGSQDEASSGFWKNTREEVMWSDGNKLPWRRSPVWLLLRVVLQQALSPAQDPGCHGLYKRFMIFFMSRVLERCLDSAMQSDELAVINAKIGRRLLKLDTQKEPWLVAVAVAVGRANETLHQRWRDTILRNKKVLDIPKFDLPRTISDLTSQIPPLDDYLESIATRASRAATTFVPPSPDMWSLRGDTLPRLSRFSEVQSGPYALYNIASFEDWVEAHLDSWLAKHGGHSSTSADLRDTIEAYHAVALDAYKGRPEALSRMFLTIVELWVACDKAAIKLCPLIKDYEPEIPFQPFGSLLLKLARDMKRLLAAERYLYERKRRATFRRSILFDHGGCDDFGVRFFSSSPSHQDLLRRIEEAAQNAREAKCEELQRLQAKYKQMMDDVRRSACTYRATTDTLGDERLVHDRFCSRCVLEREARALKIRAHEWPLPREKSLAQAVVFELRVPRSLGAWRDCTLFVLQTVLQFESCDQTPEYTCRLQNYSELRQHFQPHSSSVMVKLFSEAKPHANTHRKQQFVRTADESNVCLDTGPRWMLLNGSTGRSLSRPKPSRYISDVCTIQLRGPSRSLQCFLSRPWDNPDGALPNRVISAQNTCPLHLTIDEFKALATLPQGRLIVWLNILTQLAMPSIDLNKVETLAYVWQVIEQCGPVSATWRRATHGRLGDAQFVRQCLANLNNSLKRIKESWESRLGLATLTLLAARLLSLGCSSLSGGFLDFLARSREVGCGWQRTLRQKAITSQDSKTRLDLFQRTHEAALVCMLSFDVEEEYLVSLLRNPDTARYYWESLITLRETKFTVDDNNLAQFHLGFRCQYLVWRCHRLTQIAVPMESSATGFDRAIRASWNNFQRARECPWRTVNTVWIDTQAADIDGSDAKVCVHLNLVTGELLVNGSPRGRLPAEYERHAMYTELFGHAAFEAMPSVNPKMSFTASKLFHGFELHFRMAETGSDLIVHAVKDGQAWELVPRRIFRGSLPSQLVDGFFHWYDVANSSISLWPHGHLWDEHESSWTMLRTDSKWRVRDNANVRLVFPDSGTGRVLANILEPIEKSWGLTILFNEQSEVLNVHVPRLNLDFSVAPQSDSIQSRQYHGMRIDRNQGIDALIGLESKLVLCRTDGPLHSRLVLIPDGRPSMSLATLDDKIQSHPVVTIGCDTTSVQSYYLDQHLGALRGNGSLKSLLFIAELHALTSGFLPDPFTGTMGTSQALSILSSAGPGTM from the exons ATGCTGCAAAGCATCGTCCATCATGTTTTCCTTCCGCCAAAGCTGCCCtccggcgaagacgacggctgCTGGGTGCCGGCTTTGATCGAACTGATACTGTCGGCCCTGAGCACGTTCCGGGATCATCGAACCGACACGGATGATTTTGATTGCATAAAGGCGGCAATTGGTAGCATACGCAACTTCCAGGAGACTCGGACGGAGACGGGTGAAATCTTGGAGCCGGCTTTAGAAAAGTGTTTACATGAAGCGGCTCAAGCCCTCAAAG TCGCAGGTGTGACTATTCCCGTACACGTTGTCGCCCAAAACGCGGGTGTGATTATTCGATCAACTTCGTCTGGTATTCGTTTCGAGGTTTTTGAACTATCACCTCCAAACGAGGCTGTCTACAGCACGTCCGGCCGGCTGCGGAGATACTTTCCAGAAGATGTGGTCACCGTTCCTCAAGATGTGTTCAATCGCGGAGACTTTCAGAAAACCATGGCCACCACGTTGACGACAATGAGCCGTGAGATCGTCAGCGAGATGCAGCCCCGGATAACCAAAGCAAACGCCAGGCAGGTGGAGGAGCGAGACACGGCCGAGCCCTTCATCGTCAAGAGCCTGCTGGTAGCCATCCTAATCAGTCTTGGCGGCTCACAAGACGAGGCCTCCTCGGGCTTTTGGAAAAATACCCGGGAAGAAGTCATGTGGAGCGATGGCAATAAgctgccatggcgccgctctCCGGTCTGGCTGCTTCTCAGGGTTGTTCTGCAGCAGGCTCTCTCTCCGGCCCAAGACCCCGGATGCCATGGCCTATACAAACGATTCATGATCTTCTTCATGTCACGAGTCCTGGAGCGATGTCTCGATTCGGCGATGCAGTCCGACGAGCTCGCTGTCATCAACGCCAAGATCGGCCGACGCCTGCTGAAGCTCGACACCCAGAAAGAGCCCTGgctggtcgccgtggccgtggcggttgGACGCGCGAACGAGACTCTCCATCAGCGCTGGCGAGACACGATTTTACGGAATAAAAAAGTCCTCGACATTCCCAAATTTGACCTGCCAAGGACGATTTCGGATCTCACCTCCCAGATTCCCCCGCTGGATGACTATCTAGAGAGCATCGCGACCAGAGCATCCAGAGCTGCAACAACATTTGTTCCTCCGTCTCCAGACATGTGGTCACTAAGGGGGGACACGCTCccccgtctctctcgcttCAGTGAGGTACAATCGGGACCGTACGCCCTGTACAACATAGCTTCTTTCGAAGATTGGGTCGAAGCACACCTCGACTCTTGGCTTGCCAAGCATGGAggccacagcagcaccagcgctgATCTCCGTGACACAATCGAGGCATACCATGCCGTGGCTTTGGACGCATACAAGGGACGCCCAGAGGCCCTTTCACGAATGTTTTTGACCATCGTGGAGCTCTGGGTTGCATGCGACAAGGCTGCTATCAAGCTCTGCCCTTTAATCAAGGACTACGAACCCGAGATCCCCTTTCAGCCATTCGGATCGCTCTTACTGAAGCTGGCTCGCGACATGAAGAGGCTGTTAGCAGCGGAAAGGTATCTATACGAGCGAAAGCGACGTGCGACATTCCGTCGCTCCATTCTGTTCGACCATGGTGGATGTGATGACTTTGGTGTCCGGTTCTTCTCTTCGTCACCAAGTCACCAAGACCTACTGCGACGGATTGAGGAAGCCGCCCAGAACGCGAGAGAAGCCAAGTGTGAAGAGTTGCAGCGCCTCCAGGCCAAATATAAGCAGATGATGGACGACGTCAGGCGCTCAGCCTGCACATATCGGGCCACCACCGACACGCTTGGTGATGAGCGACTTGTTCACGACCGGTTTTGCTCCAGGTGTGTTCTCGAACGGGAGGCCAGGGCATTGAAGATACGGGCACACGAGTGGCCTTTGCCTCGTGAGAAATCGTTGGCCCAAGCCGTGGTATTTGAGCTTAGGGTCCCACGGTCGTTGGGCGCGTGGAGGGACTGCACACTCTTCGTGTTGCAGACGGTTTTGCAGTTTGAATCTTGCGACCAGACGCCGGAATATACCTGCCGGCTGCAAAATTACAGCGAGTTGAGGCAACATTTCCAGCCACATTCATCAAGCGTCATGGTGAAACTGTTTTCCGAGGCAAAACCTCACGCAAACACTCACCGCAAGCAACAATTTGTccgcaccgccgacgagaGTAACGTCTGCCTAGACACGGGCCCAAGGTGGATGTTGCTGAACGGTTCGACTGGAAGATCTTTATCACGGCCCAAGCCGTCGCGGTACATCTCCGACGTCTGCACGATACAGCTGCGTGGCCCGTCTCGGTCCCTGCAATGCTTCCTGTCGAGACCGTGGGACAACCCCGATGGAGCCTTGCCCAATCGTGTCATCTCTGCCCAGAACACATGCCCTTTGCACCTGACGATCGACGAGTTCAAAGCTCTAGCCACACTGCCCCAGGGGAGACTCATTGTGTGGCTCAACATCTTGACGCAGTTGGCCATGCCCTCTATCGATCTTAACAAAGTTGAGACCCTGGCGTACGTGTGGCAAGTCATTGAGCAGTGCGGGCCGGTGTCCGCCACCTGGAGAAGAGCGACACATGGACGGCTTGGAGACGCGCAATTTGTTCGCCAATGCCTTGCCAACTTGAACAACTCCCTGAAAAGAATCAAGGAAAGCTGGGAATCGCGCCTCGGTCTCGCCACGCTGACTCTACTGGCCGCTCGGCTGTTGTCACtcggctgcagcagcctgtCTGGCGGGTTCCTGGACTTCCTCGCCCGAAGCCGCGAAGTGGGCTGCGGATGGCAACGTACGCTGCGACAAAAAGCTATCACCTCTCAGGACTCTAAGACGCGCCTCGATCTATTTCAGCGGACTCACGAAGCTGCCCTCGTCTGCATGCTATCGTTTGATGTTGAGGAGGAGTACCTGGTATCACTCTTGCGCAACCCGGATACAGCGCGATACTATTGGGAAAGCCTCATCACTTTACGCGAGACCAAGTTTACCGTCGATGACAACAACCTGGCCCAGTTTCATCTCGGCTTCCGGTGTCAATATCTGGTCTGGCGATGTCACCGGCTCACACAAATCGCCGTCCCTATGGAGAGCAGCGCCACAGGGTTTGATCGAGCCATCAGAGCGTCTTGGAACAATTTCCAACGTGCGAGAGAATGTCCATGGCGAACCGTCAATACTGTCTGGATTGACACCCAAGCTGCGGACATTGACGGAAGTGACGCAAAGGTTTGTGTTCATCTCAATTTGGTGACAGGCGAGTTACTGGTCAATGGGTCGCCCAGAGGTCGACTTCCCGCCGAGTATGAACGCCACGCAATGTACACGGAGCTCTTTGGTCACGCCGCGTTCgaggcgatgccgagcgtAAACCCAAAAATGTCGTTCACAGCCAGCAAGTTGTTTCACGGGTTTGAGCTCCATTTCAGAATGGCTGAAACGGGAAGTGACCTCATCGTTCATGCTGTCAAGGATGGACAAGCGTGGGAGCTGGTACCACGACGAATCTTTCGCGGGAGTCTTCCTTCGCAGCTCGTGGACGGGTTTTTCCACTGGTATGACGTCGCCAATTCAAGCATTTCACTATGGCCTCATGGTCACCTTTGGGACGAGCATGAATCGAGCTGGACAATGTTGCGCACCGACTCTAAATGGAGGGTTCGTGACAACGCCAATGTCCGGCTGGTTTTCCCCGACAGCGGCACGGGCAGAGTGCTGGCAAATATTCTGGAACCGATCGAGAAGAGTTGGGGCCTGACCATTCTGTTCAATGAGCAGTCCGAGGTCCTGAATGTTCATGTTCCACGATTGAACCTAGATTTCTCTGTGGCTCCCCAGTCCGATAGCATTCAGTCGCGCCAATATCACGGAATGCGCATCGACCGGAACCAAGGCATCGACGCGCTTATTGGGCTTGAGAGCAAACTCGTACTCTGTCGCACCGATGGGCCCCTGCACTCACGCTTAGTTCTGATCCCGGACGGCAGACCGAGCATGTCCTTGGCCACACTCGACGACAAGATACAGTCACACCCAGTGGTCACCATCGGCTGCGACACCACGTCTGTCCAGTCGTACTACTTGGACCAACATCTTGGAGCGCTCCGGGGAAACGGCAGCCTCAAATCGCTGCTTTTCATTGCGGAACTTCACGCCCTGACATCTGGCTTCCTTCCGGACCCCTTCACCGGCACCATGGGAACTTCTCAGGCTTTGAGCATCCTGAGCTCCGCCGGG CCTGGAACAATGTGA
- a CDS encoding uncharacterized protein (EggNog:ENOG503NU0W): MQYLDRLDESVSCLQTRNMSMEQKVIYDNLDSSKLEDLVELHRKRCADLLRQLRATLLLGNQSPSPKTQAHTSWEVAAQTQVWPDLSRRGLLALLGRLHWRAIPAEWKTAIVSLGANICDLQAVERLYTAKNNRLDFDKELTGLQPRGWDPEEYPDSLLLEIEGNIRIRRTQAGIAAAMREPPRGRSAVMQLNMGEGKSSVIVPIIAAALANGSQLVRVVVAKPQSRQMLDVLVSKLGGLMNRRIYRMPFSRSVKLDVLQVHALTKMYQRCVSDGGVMVVQPEHVLSFQLLAVETAIRGEKGLARTLWHLLKLLNLGARDIVDESDENFSTKFELVYTIGDQRTVEHGPERWAVIQLVLGIIVKYARRAKAESAQGLEFDEESRASFPLTRFLSSAAGDGILLRSVAEICELGFQNFPIARQSEDMRSRIQDYIMNPNPPVKTTTEVESGPFWTRFKNNVLFLRGLFAGGILRFVFGQKRWRVNYGLDPARKPSTRLAVPYRAKDSPSLRSEFSHPDVVVCLTCLSYYYGGLGDEDLTMSLDLLLRSDQVDLEYKAWVATSDGLRESFHHPRSINLRDREQCFRDVFPSFRRSKGAVDYFLSHFVFPLEMKEFPHKLSASGWDLATPRQQPLTGFSGTNDSQHVLPTPIVQLELPSQKHTNALVLEHLLRPENSVASLCEEGLPGICRGQALLQLIVKMSPEVRVVLDVGALVLDMTNEQFAHEWLKATDGRDDIEAVVYCNNDDHICVLDRRGQVELLAVSPFGGRLGRCVVFLDEAHTRGIDLRLPSDYRAAVTLGADLTKDRLIQACMRMRKLGFGQSVVFCVPEEIETKMRDMAAAAAKDGPITVGNVLEWAIQGTWADTSRSIPLWATQGKTFARNKSLWETIEREDGGLLVHGDTAKDFLEDEAQSLEVRYRPNHADRSRISEATEAPTDQAILDQVVQRCELYGETEISSSRLQEEQERELAPEIEQERQLERPRPANPAKHAVHNAVRKFVQTGIIDEGTRDEAFALAFDVFRRTSASAHLDLDHFPQALLVTKDFERTVIPTPAAGFCMDSYVRPVQWVLSDRKTTFVILSPFEANELMTEIGASKAVTLHLFAPRTNQVLRPLDNLDLYTIPSAPVPFHPIPVRIRIELMLFSGQHYFDSYDQYVSVCDFLCLAHEATSGGRRVGPDGFIEPEDHPPGRDASSIFRESPVRFLKVLMTQVLRSGRDIEKTHLGRLLEGVLLTSQDLDS; this comes from the exons ATGCAGTATCTTGACCGGCTCGATGAGAGCGTCTCATGCCTGCAGACCCGCAACATGAGCATGGAGCAGAAAGTCATTTACGACAACCTGGACAGTTCAAAACTCGAGGACCTTGTTGAGCTGCATCGCAAGCGATGTGCAGATCTCCTGCGCCAGCTTCGTGCCACCTTACTCCTGGGCAACCAAAGCCCGTCTCCCAAAACACAAGCGCATACGTCCTGGGAGGTGGCTGCTCAGACTCAAGTCTGGCCTGATTTATCGAGGAGAGGCCTGTTAGCGTTATTGGGCCGGCTGCACTGGCGAGCGATACCCGCCGAGTGGAAGACGGCGATCGTTTCACTTGGTGCAAACATCTGCGACCTGCAAGCAGTCGAGCGTCTTTATACGGCAAAGAACAACAGACTGGACTTTGACAAGGAGCTCACCGGGCTCCAACCGCGAGGCTGGGACCCCGAAGAGTATCCTGACTCGTTGCTTCTCGAGATCGAAGGGAACATCAGAATTCGGAGAACCCAAGCGGGAATCGCAGCAGCTATGCGAGAACCACCACGAGGCCGTAGTGCCGTCATGCAACTCAACATGGGGGAGGGAAAATCCTCCGTCATTGTGCCTATCATCGCCGCAGCCCTTGCCAATGGCTCACAGCTCGTTAGGGTCGTCGTTGCAAAACCGCAGTCACGCCAGATGCTGGATGTCTTGGTGTCCAAACTCGGGGGCCTCATGAACAGGCGCATATATCGGATGCCATTCTCCCGGTCCGTCAAGCTTGACGTGCTGCAGGTACATGCTCTCACCAAGATGTATCAGCGTTGCGTATCCGACGGTGGTGTCATGGTCGTGCAGCCCGAGCATGTGCTGTCATTTCAACTCCTCGCCGTGGAGACGGCAATTCGGGGAGAAAAAGGTTTGGCCAGAACGTTGTGGCATCTGCTCAAATTGCTCAACCTTGGAGCACGAGACATTGTcgacgagagcgacgagaaCTTCTCAACAAAATTTGAGCTCGTCTACACCATCGGCGACCAACGCACGGTCGAACACGGCCCAGAGCGATGGGCGGTCATTCAGCTGGTTctgggcatcatcgtcaagTACGCGCGTCGGGCCAAGGCTGAGTCTGCGCAAGGACTGGAGTTTGATGAGGAATCGCGAGCTTCCTTCCCGCTTACACGATTCCTCAGCAGCGCAGCTGGTGATGGCATCCTTCTCCGGAGCGTTGCCGAAATCTGCGAACTAGGCTTCCAGAACTTTCCAATTGCACGACAGAGCGAGGACATGAGATCCAGGATCCAAGACTACATCATGAATCCCAACCCCCCAGTCAAGACTACTACGGAAGTGGAAAGCGGTCCATTTTGGACGCGATTCAAGAACAACGTCCTTTTTCTCCGCGGGCTCTTCGCTGGAGGGATCCTGAGATTTGTATTCGGCCAAAAGCGATGGCGTGTCAACTACGGGCTTGATCCGGCACGGAAGCCCAGCACAAGACTGGCGGTTCCCTACCGTGCCAAAGACAGTCCGAGCCTTCGCTCCGAGTTCAGCCACCcggatgtcgtcgtctgcctgACTTGCCTGTCGTACTATTACGGCGGCTTGGGCGACGAAGACCTGACCATGTCCCTGGATCTTCTCCTCCGATCAGACCAGGTGGACTTGGAGTACAAGGCATGGGTCGCGACTAGTGACGGCCTTCGTGAGTCGTTCCATCACCCCAGGAGCATCAATCTTCGCGACCGGGAGCAGTGCTTCAGGGATGTATTCCCTTCCTTCAGGCGCTCAAAAGGTGCCGTCGATTACTTTCTCTCCCATTTCGTTTTCCCGCTGGAGATGAAAGAATTCCCTCACAAACTgtcggccagcggctggGACCTCGCGACTCCTCGACAGCAGCCCCTGACCGGCTTCAGTGGGACCAACGATTCCCAGCATGTCCTCCCCACGCCGATCGTACAACTCGAACTACCCAGCCAAAAGCATACCAACGCTTTGGTTCTGGAGCACCTTTTACGTCCGGAAAATTCCGTGGCGTCTCTGTGCGAAGAAGGCCTACCGGGCATCTGCAGAGGGCAAGCACTGTTGCAGCTCATAGTGAAGATGAGCCCCGAGGTTCGGGTCGTCTTAGACGTTGGTGCTCTGGTGCTCGACATGACAAACGAGCAGTTTGCGCACGAATGGTTGAAGGCTACGGatggccgcgacgacatTGAAGCCGTCGTCTACTGCAATAACGATGACCATATTTGTGTCTTGGATCGCCGTGGGCAggtggagctgctggccgtctcgccgttTGGGGGACGCTTGGGTCGctgcgtcgtcttcctcgacgaggcgcacaCAAGGGGAATCGACCTCCGCCTACCCTCTGACTACCGAGCTGCGGTCACTCTAGGTGCGGACCTGACAAAGGACCGTCTTATTCAAG CCTGCATGCGCATGCGCAAACTTGGCTTCGGCCAATCCGTCGTGTTCTGTGTACCGGAAGAGATCGAGACCAAGATGAgggacatggccgccgccgccgccaaagacggACCGATCACCGTGGGAAACGTACTGGAATGGGCCATCCAAGGCACCTGGGCCGACACCAGCCGGTCAATACCCTTATGGGCGACTCAAGGCAAAACCTTTGCGCGAAACAAAAGTCTCTGGGAGACTATTGAGCGCGAGGATGGGGGGCTCCTGGTTCATGGTGACACGGCGAAGGATTTcctggaggacgaggctcAGAGTCTTGAAGTACGGTATCGCCCAAATCACGCGGACCGTAGCCGCATATCAGAAGCCACCGAGGCCCCCACCGACCAAGCCATTCTCGACCAAGTCGTACAAAGATGCGAGCTTTACGGAGAAACGGAGATTTCCTCGAGCAGActgcaggaggagcaggagcgcgAGCTCGCGCCAGAGATTGAACAGGAGCGACAACTCGaacggcctcgtcctgctAACCCCGCAAAGCATGCTGTCCATAACGCCGTGCGCAAGTTCGTCCAGACCGGTATTATCGATGAAGGAACAAGAGACGAGGCCTTTGCATTGGCTTTTGATGTCTTCAGGCGAACAAGTGCATCGGCGCACCTAGATCTCGACCACTTCCCTCAAGCACTGCTGGTCACCAAAGACTTTGAGAGAACCGTCATTCCAACACCAGCTGCCGGATTCTGCATGGACAGCTACGTCCGGCCCGTGCAATGGGTTCTCAGCGACCGCAAGACGACCTTTGTCATTCTCAGCCCATTCGAGGCCAACGAGCTGATGACGGAGATTGGGGCGTCGAAAGCAGTGACGCTGCACCTTTTCGCCCCACGGACGAACCAGGTACTCAGACCACTCGACAACTTGGATTTGTACACGATACCGTCCGCCCCCGTGCCCTTTCACCCAATCCCGGTGCGTATCAGGATTGAACTCATGCTGTTTTCCGGACAACACTACTTCGACTCCTACGACCAGTATGTGAGTGTCTGCGACTTTTTGTGCTTGGCACACGAGGCAACGtccggggggcggcgggtcggACCAGACGGGTTCATCGAGCCAGAGGATCACCCTCCAGGTCGCGACGCGTCTAGCATATTCAGGGAAAGTCCCGTTCGGTTCTTGAAGGTATTGATGACGCAGGTCCTGCGATCGGGTCGGGATATAGAGAAGACCCATTTGGGCAGGCTGTTGGAAGGAGTGCTTCTCACCAGCCAAGACCTTGATTCGTAG
- a CDS encoding uncharacterized protein (TransMembrane:12 (i86-107o119-140i152-172o178-198i210-229o241-261i310-333o345-368i375-392o404-425i437-455o467-489i)~EggNog:ENOG503NXNX~COG:G), whose amino-acid sequence MHIEKPPSTTAEHHQHADESTLHGADDKPDGAGGSSRDGDVALQLVDTLIAGGFTEAEQRQTLRRIDCVLMPIMFVTNALQFMDKACLTGAAMFGVLTDLHLITLGYKGGKVVVDSSRYSYVSLIFYWGYLLGLLPGVYLSQKFPLGKYASIIAVLWGGVTVCTVAVHSYQGLLVQRFFLGVTEAGMAPAFSLITVMWYKRREQPLRYAIWYSATGMGVLIGTLLLYAIGQIKGPLAAWRYQFMIIGCITAVWGILLWFVLPDSPLTARFLSQRLKIVAVERLRYEQIGIENKTIKREQVREAFTDPKTYLYMVMVFAVSLTNGATSGFGSIIVQSFGYPPLKTVLLLGGAGATLFVSLIVCGTGAVYIHHSRSVFGMVSCLPVIAGAVMVWKSDWSTKTTPLWGFYLSSIFATTLVMVLTLMAANTAGHTKKAVTSGLVWAAFCASNGIAPLTVRTQEQDDHYPTAWAIILSMMSLTFVLMAFLRFYLLRLNKKKDQVKLVNHEEAARTAFMDMTDRENENFRYEA is encoded by the exons ATGCATATAGAGAAGCCCCCAAGCACCACCGCggagcaccaccagcacgccgATGAATCCACCTtgcacggcgccgatgacAAGCCAGATGGGGCGGGGGGTTcgtcgcgcgacggcgatgtCGCGCTTCAGCTCGTGGACAcgctcatcgccggcggcttcaccgaggcggagcagcggCAGACGCTCCGGCGCATCGACTGCGTCCTCATGCCCATCATGTTCGTGACCAACGCGCTGCAGTTCATGGACAAGGCCTGCCTGACGGGGGCCGCGATGTTTGGCGTCCTCACGGACCTGCACCTGATTACACT CGGTTATAAGGGAggcaaggtcgtcgtcgactcgtcCAGGTATTCCTACGTGTCCCTCATCTTCTACTGGGGATACCTTCTCGGGC TCCTCCCCGGCGTCTATCTGAGTCAAAAGTTCCCCCTCGGAAAATACGCCTCCATCATT GCAGTCCTATGGGGCGGCGTCACCGTctgcaccgtcgccgtgcaCTCCTACCAAGGCCTGCTCGTGCagcgcttcttcctcgggGTCACCGAGGCGGGCATGGCACCCGCCTTTTCTCTCATCACCGTCATGTGGTACaagcgccgcgagcagccCCTGAGATACGCGATATGGTATTCGGCCACGGGCATGGGCGTGCTCATCGGCACGCTCCTCCTGTACGCCATCGGGCAGATCAAGGGCCCCCTGGCCGCCTGGAGATACCAATTCATGATCATCGGATGCATCACCGCCGTCTGGGGCATCCTGCTCTGGTTCGTCCTCCCCGACAGTCCGCTCACCGCGCGCTTCCTCTCCCAGAGGCTCAAGatcgtggccgtcgagagGCTGCGCTACGAGCAGATTGGCATCGAGAACAAGACCATCAAGCGCGAGCAGGTCCGCGAGGCGTTTACCGACCCCAAGACGTACCTCTACATGGTCATGGTCTTTGCCGTCAGCCTGACCAACGGGGCCACGTCTGGGTTCGGCTCCATCATTGTCCAGTCGTTTGGC TATCCCCCTCTCAAGAccgtgctcctcctcggcggagCCGGCGCCACGCTCTTCGTGTCCCTCATCGTGTGCGGCACAGGCGCCGTGTACATCCACCACAGCCGGTCCGTCTTCGGCATGGTCAGCTGCCtccccgtcatcgccggcgccgtcatggtgTGGAAGTCGGACTGGAGCACCAAGACCACGCCCCTCTGGGGCTTCTACCTGAGCTCCATCTTTGCGACGACCCTGGTCATGGTCCTCACGCTCATGGCGGCCAACACGGCCGGCCACACCAAAAAGGCCGTCACCTCCGGCCTCGTCTGGGCGGCCTTTTGCGCCTCCAACGGCATAGCTCCGTTGACCGTGCGCACCCAGGAGCAGGACGACCATTACCCGACGGCTTGGGCCATTATCCTCTCCATGATGTCGCTGACGTTTGTGCTCATGGCTTTCCTCCGCTTCTACCTGCTTCGTCtgaacaagaagaaggaccAGGTGAAGCTCGTGAACCACGAAGAGGCCGCGCGGACTGCGTTTATGGACATGACGGACCGCGAGAACGAAAACTTTCGGTACGAGGCTTGA
- a CDS encoding uncharacterized protein (COG:S~EggNog:ENOG503P826~SECRETED:SignalP(1-19~SECRETED:cutsite=VAA-QS~SECRETED:prob=0.6286)), translating to MKPSAAAVLAAILAPMVAAQSRSDIPKCALPCIDASIKKNTKCATDDFACICRSVDAIRRDSDNVGCVLRECGQSVALNEVIPATQRLCSQSGSGGGTSSPSGTRGTASPSATATAGAASLGFHVVSGPIVVALGALVL from the exons ATGAagccatccgccgccgccgtcctcgccgccatcttggCCCCCATGGTGGCTGCCCAGTCACGCAGCGACATACCCAAGTGCGCCCTACCGTGCATTGACGCGTCCATCAAGAAGAACACCAAGTGCGCCACGGATGACTTTGCTTGCATCTGCCGGAGTGTCGACGCCATCCGGCGCGACTCTGACAATGTAGGATGCGTCCTCAGGGAATGCGGCCAGAGTGTCGCGCTGA ACGAGGTCATTCCCGCTACGCAGAGGCTTTGCTCGCAAagcggaagcggcggcggaacgAGCAGCCCTTCTGGTACGCGGGGGACCGCTTCGCCTTCCGCGACTGCCACGGCGGGAGCTGCCAGCCTTGGATTTCATGTTGTCAGCGGGCCCATCGTGGTGGCTCTCGGGGCACTCGTACTCTGA